The following are encoded in a window of Gramella sp. MT6 genomic DNA:
- a CDS encoding Ig-like domain-containing protein, with the protein MKKIIYLALFAVLLSCSSDENPAPKPDPTPGVSNPEAVNDSFNARENQELKISLSDLTSNDNIVDNSRVSDFDAETQEGGTITDNRDGSLTYDPPADFIGEDSFSYDLCVPGDDSRCSTAVVTLTVTDAGDPVANNDSYSIDEDQDLTIRNYLDNDELVDGAVATEVTSESGNATVILNEDGTISYTPNEGFSGEDSFTYTICDSDETPTCSTATINMTVVDEGAPVANDDTVVITTTTTEVVIDKMLNNDDAIDDAEITSIDLAGTSGTAELNGDGTITYRPAAGFEGDDTFTYTLCDDDAEATCVTATITVSIVEPVSFNVPASLSDYYAEVTFTQDPELLYQELSSFTTTQHTNLLEYYQRHDYLYDADEDLDNPDNVILMYSGESRPEDEIQVGDLNAGETFNTEHIYPQSRLNSEEAKNDMHHMRAADVNINSERLNFPFTDGSGEYKLVDDNSWFPGDDWRGDVARMVMYVNLRYGEDFATVGNLDLFLEWNIEDPVSEFEMQRNNVIEAAQGNRNPFIDNPFLATLIWGGEDAENRWE; encoded by the coding sequence ATGAAAAAAATTATTTATCTAGCCCTTTTCGCTGTCCTTTTAAGTTGTAGTTCAGATGAGAACCCGGCGCCAAAACCAGATCCAACTCCAGGTGTGAGCAATCCTGAAGCCGTGAACGATTCATTTAATGCAAGAGAGAACCAGGAGCTTAAAATTTCCCTGAGTGATCTAACAAGCAATGATAATATAGTAGACAACTCCAGGGTTAGTGATTTTGATGCCGAAACTCAGGAAGGTGGTACGATCACCGATAATCGAGATGGAAGTCTTACTTATGATCCTCCAGCAGATTTCATTGGAGAAGATAGTTTCTCATATGACCTTTGTGTTCCTGGCGATGACAGTAGATGTTCTACGGCAGTGGTTACACTTACGGTTACAGATGCTGGTGATCCGGTAGCTAATAACGATTCCTATAGCATTGATGAAGACCAGGATCTTACGATCAGAAATTATCTTGATAATGATGAACTTGTAGATGGTGCCGTGGCTACTGAAGTTACTTCTGAAAGCGGGAACGCCACCGTGATCCTTAATGAGGATGGAACCATCAGTTATACACCTAATGAAGGTTTTAGCGGAGAAGATTCTTTCACATATACTATATGTGATTCAGATGAAACACCCACCTGCTCAACGGCTACGATCAATATGACTGTAGTAGATGAGGGAGCACCGGTAGCTAACGATGATACCGTTGTGATCACTACCACAACTACAGAGGTTGTGATAGATAAAATGCTGAATAATGATGACGCTATAGATGATGCAGAAATAACTTCCATAGATCTTGCCGGGACTTCTGGAACTGCAGAGCTTAATGGAGATGGGACGATCACCTACAGGCCAGCCGCTGGATTTGAGGGAGACGATACCTTTACCTATACCTTATGCGACGATGACGCTGAAGCTACTTGTGTAACAGCAACGATCACTGTAAGTATTGTAGAACCGGTAAGTTTTAATGTGCCTGCCAGCTTATCAGATTATTATGCGGAGGTAACTTTTACCCAGGATCCTGAACTTTTATATCAGGAATTATCTAGCTTTACAACAACCCAGCATACTAACCTTCTTGAATATTATCAGAGGCATGATTATCTTTATGATGCAGATGAGGACCTTGATAATCCAGATAATGTAATCCTGATGTATTCAGGAGAAAGCAGACCCGAAGATGAAATTCAGGTTGGAGATCTTAATGCAGGAGAAACCTTTAATACCGAGCATATTTATCCCCAGTCCAGACTTAATTCAGAAGAAGCTAAGAACGATATGCACCATATGAGGGCGGCAGATGTCAATATCAATTCTGAAAGATTGAACTTCCCTTTTACCGATGGTAGTGGAGAATATAAACTTGTAGATGATAATTCATGGTTCCCAGGAGACGACTGGAGAGGAGATGTTGCCAGGATGGTAATGTACGTGAACCTGAGATATGGTGAAGATTTTGCTACCGTAGGTAACCTTGACCTGTTCCTTGAATGGAATATAGAAGACCCGGTTTCAGAATTTGAAATGCAACGTAATAATGTAATTGAAGCGGCACAGGGTAATAGAAATCCTTTTATCGATAATCCATTTCTTGCAACCCTTATCTGGGGCGGTGAGGATGCTGAAAACAGATGGGAGTAA
- a CDS encoding endonuclease/exonuclease/phosphatase family protein, translating into MKDYQIETVAFYNVENLFDTVDDTLTFDDDRTALGKDRWTEDRYSRKIENIARVLSEIGKDEAGNTPLIIGLCEIENRLVLEDLISHEYLAEYNYGIIHFDSPDERGIDVALLYRKSGFTPLNSQPRKLMIYDADKRDYTRDQLVVSGLMHGEEIHFIVNHWPSRSGGEAKSSYKREKAAILNKKIIDSLYRQDPNARIIGMGDFNDDPTNKSFKKFLQTKPEISELKERELYNPMEIMLKNGKGTLAYRDSWNLFDQFYLSQSLVSRNFEGFQLYKAGIFNPPYVITQTGQYRGYPFRTYGSSGYEPGYSDHFPVYLFLIREVKNDQ; encoded by the coding sequence ATGAAAGATTACCAGATCGAAACCGTAGCTTTCTACAACGTAGAGAACCTCTTTGATACCGTAGACGATACTTTGACCTTTGATGATGATAGGACAGCGCTAGGAAAAGATCGTTGGACAGAGGATCGTTATTCAAGAAAAATAGAAAATATCGCAAGGGTACTTTCAGAGATTGGGAAAGATGAAGCAGGAAACACTCCGCTAATTATTGGATTGTGTGAGATCGAGAACAGGTTGGTGCTGGAAGACCTAATCTCTCATGAATACCTGGCAGAATACAATTATGGAATTATTCACTTCGATTCTCCAGATGAACGAGGTATCGATGTAGCCCTGTTATATCGAAAATCAGGATTTACCCCCCTGAATTCGCAACCCAGGAAATTAATGATCTATGATGCCGATAAGCGGGATTACACCCGGGACCAATTAGTTGTAAGCGGATTGATGCATGGTGAAGAGATCCATTTTATAGTAAACCACTGGCCATCTCGGTCTGGTGGTGAAGCTAAAAGCAGTTATAAGCGTGAGAAGGCAGCAATACTGAATAAAAAGATCATAGATTCGCTGTATAGGCAGGATCCAAATGCGCGCATCATTGGAATGGGAGATTTTAACGATGATCCTACCAATAAAAGCTTTAAAAAGTTCTTACAAACCAAACCGGAAATTTCCGAATTGAAGGAAAGAGAACTATATAATCCTATGGAAATAATGCTCAAAAACGGAAAAGGCACCCTTGCTTATCGCGATTCCTGGAATCTTTTTGATCAATTCTATCTTTCTCAAAGCCTGGTTTCGAGAAATTTTGAAGGTTTTCAGCTTTATAAAGCCGGAATATTCAATCCTCCGTATGTAATAACCCAAACCGGACAGTATAGAGGCTATCCTTTCAGAACTTATGGCAGTTCAGGCTATGAGCCAGGGTATAGTGATCATTTTCCGGTCTACCTGTTCCTGATCCGGGAAGTTAAGAACGACCAATAA